Proteins encoded together in one Perognathus longimembris pacificus isolate PPM17 chromosome 8, ASM2315922v1, whole genome shotgun sequence window:
- the LOC125355969 gene encoding uncharacterized protein C2orf78-like: protein MYFTLLFNQVAREVCHSSFAPYWTHLCSLASATHTSSSIISSSLVSPVDVTPSLTMSDNFQNPSLLGAANSLQLSLPVVSDATSLTGNVCNLSTVSTPAFTSAWPLLSTPGTSFQPLTGSAYLCQHSSSPMLSGVTGQNHISTSATSCPSTLKWEYIGHNKKKSPEHGDFTVTLVDQGTSVPSITMTSQYADANAIAPLYPSLSASLVQGTLSQIPHQENSLLLPHQQRNHVYYYQQNTAGPLLSEEPGLCLQSYGSVSYTGSGVFAPQPDIVMMLQEVQPTTVLPPVSTSGIYDSVSAQPNTEINFQETSLAMDTFLKLQLPSLKFCQSEIPDCSRSYKHKYINFNQFSNSFTELEESNVSTTTHIKDTETIHDILLQENSMITKYSIGQDQRNKHEALENVNGIPEAKVQCPNPECLLKEEVIVCTVPASDKASMNTAKPSTRKTPKAASSRVSKTKSHAQKETKRIRENNTKKCEETKQSGDKIKTEEKTSTPKMKHKRNHPELNPENFKRPRTNLGVQMWESVQVFHALGKKNEKKKELSSPKTLRNASSTQDTKFTPARKSWLHIPHEGRGPKNIPVKKRDRSESQYPSPSQDELPPPGKVKLVPLPFLTPEKPQARPISRRLQSLASRRPTVPYPARPCSNTAQPPAVSLSQPATTNTNSIGSTKTSQPIATNTNTKGLNNTPQLKESQAAVARPEPYKTSSSTSLQHKLAGYKLQSMPKPQNQYLLEDFSRQPIPWRKPDIPGPVVSNPITKEQRPEREAMKRQAQQEREKAAQYTALGKLQFFVQRQKDMEVSKYYGYAM from the exons ACAACTTCCAAAATCCATCTTTACTTGGAGCTGCAAACTCGTTGCAGTTGTCCCTTCCTGTGGTGAGCGATGCCACTTCTCTAACAGGAAATGTCTGCAACCTCTCCACAGTCTCGACTCCAGCATTCACTTCAGCATGGCCACTACTATCAACCCCTGGCACCTCTTTCCAGCCACTCACAGGAAGTGCCTATCTTTGCCAACATTCAAGCTCACCCATGCTGTCAGGGGTTACTGGCcagaaccacatctccacttcagctACCTCATGTCCCAGTACTCTTAAATGGGAGTACATAGGACACAATAAAAAGAAGTCACCTGAACATGGAGACTTCACTGTGACTCTCGTTGACCAGGGCACATCAGTCCCTTCAATAACCATGACATCTCAATATGCAGATGCCAATGCCATAGCCCCTTTGTATCCATCACTGTCTGCCAGCCTGGTTCAGGGGACACTATCTCAGATTCCACATCAAGAGAATAGCTTGTTACTTCCCCACCAACAAAGAAACCATGTTTACTACTACCAGCAAAACACAGCAGGCCCTCTGTTGTCTGAAGAACCTGGTCTCTGCCTGCAATCATATGGCTCTGTGTCCTATACAGGGAGTGGGGTCTTTGCTCCTCAGCCAGATATAGTGATGATGCTCCAAGAGGTTCAGCCCACAACTGTCCTACCACCAGTCTCCACTTCTGGAATCTATGACTCTGTGTCTGCTCAACCCAACACAGAAATCAATTTTCAAG AAACTTCCCTGGCAATGGACACTTTCCTAAAATTGCAACTTCCAAGTCTGAAATTTTGTCAGTCAGAAATTCCAGACTGCTCCAGGTCCTACAAGCATAAAT ACATTAATTTTAACCAGTTTTCCAACTCCTTCACAGAGCTTGAAGAATCCAATGTTTCTACTACAACCCACATCAAAGATACAGAAACCATCCATGATATTCTGCTGCAGGAAAACTCAATGATCACCAAGTATTCCATTGGTCAAGACCAAAGgaacaagcatgaagccttggaaAATGTGAATGGAATTCCTGAGGCCAAAGTCCAATGCCCAAACCCAGAGTGCCTGCTGAAGGAAGAGGTGATTGTGTGCACCGTCCCAGCCAGTGACAAGGCTTCTATGAACACAGCCAAGCCTTCTaccagaaaaactccaaaagctgCATCCAGCAGAGTCAGCAAAACTAAGAGCCATGCTCAGAAAGAGACCAAAAGGATCAGGGAAAACAACACCAAGAAATGTGAAGAGACCAAGCAGTCAGGGGACAAAATCAAGACAGAAGAGAAGACAAGCACTCCCAAGATGAAGCACAAGAGAAATCACCCTGAGCTTAACCCAGAGAACTTCAAAAGGCCTCGAACCAATCTAGGTGTGCAGATGTGGGAGTCAGTGCAGGTTTTTCATGcactagggaagaaaaatgagaagaaaaaggaactCTCTTCCCCCAAGACCTTGAGAAATGCAAGCAGCACACAAGACACCAAGTTTACCCCTGCTAGGAAATCGTGGCTGCATATTCCACATGAGGGTAGAGGCCCTAAAAACATTCCAGTCAAGAAAAGGGACAGGAGTGAAAGCCAGTATCCATCACCGTCCCAGGATGAGCTGCCTCCACCTGGGAAGGTCAAGCTGGTTCCTTTGCCTTTTCTAACCCCAGAGAAGCCTCAAGCTCGACCTATTTCTCGCAGGCTACAGTCTCTGGCCTCCCGGAGGCCCACTGTACCTTACCCTGCTAGACCTTGTTCTAACACAGCTCAACCTCCTGCTGTCAGCCTATCTCAACCAGCTACTACCAACACAAATTCCATAGGTTCCACCAAAACATCTCAGCCAATTGCAACCAATACAAACACAAAGGGATTGAACAACACTCCCCAGCTTAAGGAGTCCCAGGCTGCTGTTGCTAGGCCTGAACCCTACAAAACATCATCTTCCACTTCTCTCCAGCACAAGCTTGCTGGGTACAAGCTCCAGTCCATGCCTAAGCCTCAAAACCAGTATCTACTCGAAGATTTCAGCCGCCAACCCATTCCATGGAGGAAGCCTGATATTCCTGGGCCAGTAGTATCAAATCCCATCACCAAAGAGCAAAGGCCAGAGCGTGAAGCCATGAAAAGGCAGGCCCAGCAAGAACGCGAGAAAGCTGCCCAATACACTGCCTTGGGGAAATTGCAGTTTTTTGTTCAGAGGCAAAAAGATATGGAAGTTTCTAAATACTATGGCTATGCAATGTAA